In one window of Pseudobythopirellula maris DNA:
- a CDS encoding ectoine synthase produces MIVRSLEELKDAGRVVSDTGWTSRRLLLADDGMGFSVHDTEIDEGAKLELHYQNHLESVYVIEGTGHITDLATGEKHPLQPGTVYALDQNDKHILVAETKLRTVCVFNPPLVGPESHDENGAYPLLTAETAAS; encoded by the coding sequence ATGATCGTTCGCTCACTGGAAGAACTGAAAGACGCCGGCCGGGTCGTGTCCGACACCGGCTGGACCAGCCGCCGCCTGCTGCTCGCCGATGACGGCATGGGCTTCTCGGTGCACGACACCGAGATCGACGAGGGCGCCAAGCTCGAGTTGCACTACCAGAACCACCTGGAGTCGGTTTACGTCATCGAGGGGACCGGCCACATCACGGACCTGGCGACCGGCGAGAAGCACCCGCTGCAGCCCGGCACGGTTTACGCCTTGGATCAGAACGACAAGCACATCCTTGTCGCCGAGACCAAGCTGCGCACGGTCTGCGTGTTCAACCCGCCGCTGGTGGGCCCCGAGTCGCACGACGAGAACGGCGCCTACCCGCTGCTGACGGCCGAAACCGCCGCCTCTTAA
- a CDS encoding MarR family winged helix-turn-helix transcriptional regulator, translating into MPNGRNETKRKQVASQATPGDAVADRILKAIRRVLRRTADHSRQLAKEAGLSATQLICLRLIGEAGAKDQITAAQLTETVQLSPATVSRILDRLDHLGLITRERATEDRRRVLLRVTPGGRSKIRKLPMPLQERFLTRLNALSDAERQNLLTSLETIVEMMGAEELDVAPVLAPVVDEKPLG; encoded by the coding sequence ATGCCGAATGGCCGAAACGAGACGAAACGCAAGCAGGTCGCCTCGCAGGCGACGCCCGGGGACGCCGTTGCCGACCGTATCTTGAAGGCGATTCGGCGGGTGCTGCGACGCACGGCCGATCATTCGCGCCAGCTCGCCAAGGAGGCGGGGCTCTCGGCGACGCAGCTGATCTGCCTGCGGCTGATCGGCGAGGCGGGGGCGAAGGACCAGATCACCGCCGCCCAACTGACCGAGACCGTGCAGCTCAGCCCGGCGACGGTCTCGCGGATCCTCGACCGGCTCGACCACCTCGGCCTGATCACGCGTGAGCGGGCGACCGAGGATCGCAGGCGGGTGCTGCTGCGCGTGACGCCCGGCGGCCGCTCGAAGATACGCAAGCTCCCGATGCCGCTGCAGGAACGCTTCTTGACCCGGCTGAACGCGTTGTCGGACGCCGAGCGTCAGAATCTGCTCACGAGTCTCGAGACGATCGTGGAGATGATGGGCGCCGAAGAGCTCGACGTGGCGCCGGTTTTGGCGCCCGTCGTCGACGAGAAGCCGCTCGGTTAA